A window of the Halobacterium hubeiense genome harbors these coding sequences:
- a CDS encoding DUF6691 family protein: protein MTRESEATDGSERSPLVLAVVLLGGLVFGFGLALSEMAKPEVVLDFLQLEDLGLVFVMGGAAVVSGLSFFVATRYLDRAPVTGRAYGRRLKDLDRNVVVGGAVFGVGWGISGICPGAAYASLGVGNLPILWGVAGMFLGAYAQGYWRSRS, encoded by the coding sequence GTGACCCGCGAGAGCGAAGCGACCGACGGGAGCGAGCGCAGTCCGCTGGTGCTGGCCGTCGTGCTGCTGGGCGGGCTCGTGTTCGGGTTCGGGCTGGCGCTCAGCGAGATGGCGAAACCCGAGGTCGTCCTCGACTTCCTCCAGCTGGAGGACCTCGGGCTCGTCTTCGTGATGGGCGGCGCGGCCGTCGTCTCCGGGCTGTCCTTCTTCGTCGCGACGCGGTACCTCGACCGCGCGCCGGTGACCGGGAGAGCCTACGGCCGCCGGCTGAAAGACCTCGACCGGAACGTCGTCGTCGGCGGCGCGGTGTTCGGCGTCGGCTGGGGGATTTCGGGCATCTGCCCGGGCGCGGCGTACGCCAGCCTCGGCGTCGGCAACCTCCCGATTCTGTGGGGCGTCGCGGGGATGTTCCTCGGCGCGTACGCGCAAGGCTACTGGCGGAGCCGGAGCTGA